The DNA sequence GAACCGCAGGCCGGCCTCCCCCGAGCCGCGAGGCGGTACGGGAGGTGAGGTGCTCAGTGGATTGGCGTGCGCATAGACACGCCAGCGACCTAGGTTACGGGGCCCGGTCGGAGGGGTCAAACCGGGGTCACGCCGGGGTCACGACGAGGCCTCGGAGACGGGCGCGGCCACCGTCCGGGCCTGCCGGAAGCGCCCGTACGGTGCCGCTGACACCCCGCACGGGCCCTCCCGGCCGCCCTGGACGGCCAGGTCCGGCCCTCGCCCAGCAGGGCCGTGAACACGGCTCCGCGCAGCTCTGAAGGCCAAAGCCCCCGCCCGGCACCGAAGGGGTGCCGGACGGGGGCCGGTGGAACGGAATCCGCGGATCAGGCTTCGGTCGGAGCCGAGACGGAGGGCAGCGTCTGCTGCTCCGCCGCCGCGGTCTTCTTCGTCGCCCGCTTCGCGACCGTCTTCTTCGCGGCGGTCTTGGCCGTCGTCGTCTTCTTGGCGGCGGTCTTCTTCACGGCCGCCGCCTTCTTGGCCGGGGCCTTCTTCGCCGCGGTCGTGGTCGCCTTCTTGGCGGCCGTCTTGCGGACCGCCTTCTTGGCGGGAGCCGCCGGGGCGGCCTCCTCGACGACGGCCTCGGGCTCGGCCGGGGTCTGCACCGGCGTCTCGGCCGGAGCCTCGACGACCAGTACGGCCGCCTCCGCGCCCGCCGGGGAACCGGCCGGAGCGGTGGCCTTGCGGGTGGCACGGCGACGCGGACGGGCCGGCGCGGCCTCTACGGCCTCGACGGGCTCGGCCGGGGTCTCCACGACGACCGGCTCGGGCTCGACGACGACCTCGGGCTCCGGCTCGGCCACCGGGGCCGCGGGGGCCTCGGCAACCGGCTCCGGGGCCTGGACGGCCTCGGCCGGGGCGCCCGCCGGAGCGGTCGCCTTACGGGTGGCACGGCGGCGGGTACGGCCCTTGGGGGCCTCCTCCACGACCGGCTCCGCGACGACAGCCTCGGGCTCGGCGACCTCGACGAGCTCCACCTCGGCCTCGACCACCGGCTCGGGCTCGGCCACGGGGGCCGCGGGGGCCGCGGCCGCCGGGGCACGGTCCGTCGCCGCACCGCGCGGGGCGCCCGCCGGAGCGGTCGCCTTGCGGGTGGCGCGGCGGCGGTTGCGGCGCCCGCTCACTCCGGCAGCGGCCTCGGCCTCGGCCGGGCTGCTGTAGAGCTCCTCGTCGGCGACGAAGGAGGGCTCGGGCAGTGCGACGGGAGCGGCGACCTCGGCAGCCAGCTCGGCCTCGGTCTCGATCTCGTAGTCATCGCCCTCGGCGGTGTCCACGGCCTCGATCTCGTGGTCGTGCTCGTGTCCGGCCTGGCCGCCGCGGCGCTTGGAGCGCTTGCCGTTGCCACCGCCGCCGACCACGGTCGGGGTCTCCATGTGCACGATGACGCCGCGGCCGTTGCAGTGGACGCAGGTCTCGGAGAAGGACTCCAGCAGACCCTGGCCCACCCGCTTGCGGGTCATCTGGACCAGACCCAGCGAGGTCACCTCGGCGACCTGGTGCTTGGTGCGGTCACGGCCCAGGCACTCCAGCATGCGCCGCAGGACCAGGTCGCGGTTGGACTCCAGGACCATGTCGATGAAGTCGATGACCACGATGCCGCCGAGGTCGCGCAGCCGCAGCTGGCGCACGATCTCCTCGGCCGCCTCCAGGTTGTTCCTGGTCACGGTCTCTTCGAGGTTGCCGCCCTGACCGGTGAACTTGCCGGTGTTGACGTCGATGACGATCATCGCTTCGGTCTTGTCGATCACGAGGGAACCGCCCGAGGGCAGCCACACCTTGCGGTCGAGCGCCTTGGCGAGCTGCTCGTCGATCCGGTACGTCGCGAAGACGTCCACCTCGGAGGTCCAGCGCTTCAGCCGGTCGGCCAGGTCCGGGGCCACGTGGTTCACGTAGCCGTGGATGGTCTCCCAGGCGCTGTCACCGCTGACGATGACCTTGGTGAAGTCCTCGTTGAAGATGTCGCGCACGACGCGGACGGTCATGTCCGGCTCGCCGTAGAGGAGGCTCGGCGAAGAGGTCGAGATCTGCTTCGACTTCTTCTGGATGTCCTCCCACTGGGCCTGCAGGCGCTCGACGTCGCGGCGCAGCTCGTCCTCGCTCGCGCCCTCGGCGGCGGTGCGCACGATGACGCCCGCGTCCTCGGGGACGATCTTCTTGAGGATGGTCTTCAGGCGCGCGCGCTCGGTGTCGGGCAGCTTGCGGCTGATGCCGGTCATCGAGCCCTCGGGCACGTAGACCAGGTAGCGGCCGGGCAGCGAGACCTGGCTGGTCAGGCGGGCGCCCTTGTGGCCGATCGGGTCCTTGGTGACCTGCACCAGGACCGACTGGCCGGACTTGAGGGCTGCCTCGATGCGGCGCGGCCCGTTGGCCATGCCGAGCGCCTCGAAGTTGACCTCACCGGCGTACAGGACCGCGTTGCGGCCCTTGCCGATGTCGATGAAGGCGGCCTCCATGGACGGCAGCACGTTCTGGACCTTGCCCAGGTAGACGTTGCCGACGTACGAGGTGGCTTCTTCCTTGTTGACGTAGTGCTCGACGAGCACGTTGTCCTCGAGGACGCCGATCTGGGTGCGCTCGCCCGACTGGCGGACGACCATCACGCGCTCGACGGCCTCGCGGCGGGCCAGGAACTCGGCCTCGGTGATGATCGGGACGCGGCGGCGGCCCTGCTCGCGGCCCTCGCGGCGGCGCTGCTTCTTGGCCTCCAGGCGGGTCGAGCCCTTGATGGACTGGACCTCGTCGGAGGAGGTGGAGCCGGCGACGGACTCCGCACGCTCGCGGGCCGGGCGCGGCTCGCGGACCTTGACGACCGTGCGCACACCGTCGTCCTCGGCCGCGTCGGCGTCCGTACCGCCGTCACCGCTGCGACGGCGACGACGCCGGCGACGACGGCTGGAGCTGGAGCCGAGGGCCCCGTTCTCCTCGTCGTCCTCCGCGTCCTCGGTGTCCCCCTCATCGGCGGACTCGGCCTCTTCGGCGGACTCGGCCTCGGCCTCTTCCTCGGCGGACTCGTCGAGGTCGGCGGCCTCACCGCGGCGACGGCGACGGCCACCGCGGCGGCGACGGCGCGACGGGCGGTCGCCCGACTCGTCGGTCTCGTCCTCGTAGAGCTCGGCGGACTCGGTTTCGGTCTCTTCCTCGACCAGCTCTACGTCGGCCAGCGTGACCGGGCCGGACGGCGCGGCGGCGGCCGGGGCCACGGGCGCGGCGGTCTCGGCGGCGGCTCCGCGGCCACGGCGGCGGCGACGGCCGGCCGGCTGCGGGGCGGGGGCGGCCTCGACCTCGGCCTCGATGAGGTCGAGCTCCTCCTCCTCGACCTCCTCGGCCGGGGCGGCGGCAGCGGCGGCCGCGGCCATCATGGCCGCGGTCTCCGGGGTCTGGAACATCGGCTCGGCGAACACCGGGGCCTGGAACACGGCGACGGCGGGACGCCCGGCGCGGCGGCCACGGGCCGGAGCCTCGGCGGCCGGAGCCTCGGCGGCCGGGGCCTCGGCGATCGGAGCCACTGGCTGCGCGGCGGCGGCCGGAGCGGTGGTGGAACGGGTGGCGCGGCGGCGGCCGCCGCGCTTCGGGGAGTCCACGGCGTCGGCGACGGTGACGGTGGCCTTGGCGGCGGCGACCGGAGCCTCGGCCACGACGGCCTCGGCGGCTTCCGCGGCGGGCGCCTCGGGGGCGGTCACGGCGCGGGTGGCACGGCGACGGGCACGCGGGGCCGGAGCAGCGGACTCCTCGACGACCTCGGCGACCGGAGCGGCCACGGGAGCCTCGGCGACCGGCGCCTCAGGAGCGGTCACGGCGCGGGTCGCGCGGCGACGGGCACGCGGCGCCGGGGCTGCGGACTCCTCGACGACCTCGGCGACCGGAGCAACCGGAGCGGCCACGGGAGCCTCGGCGGCCGGGGCCTCGGGGGCGGTCACGGCGCGGGTGGCACGGCGACGGGCACGCGGGGCCGGAGCAGCGGGCTCCTCGAAGACCTCGGCGACCGGAGCGGCCACGGGAGCCTCGGCGACCGGCGCCTCGGGAGCGGCCACGGCGCGAGTGGCACGGCGGCGGGCACGCGGCGCCGGGGCTGCGGACTCCTCGACGACCTCGGCGGCCGGAGTGACCGGGGCAGACACGGGGGCCTCGACCACGGCCTCGGCGGCGGGCGCCTCGGGGGCGGCCACGGCGCGGGTGGCACGGCGACGGGTACGGGCCGGGGCGGCGGCCGGGGCGGCCTCCTCGGCGGGAGCTGCGGCCACCACGGGCGCGGGAGCGGCCTCGGCGGCGGCTACGGCGCCACCGGGCGGGCCGGCCGGCCGGGACGCGGCGCGCCGGCGCCTGCGCGGCGGCAGGTTGTCGCTCGGGCTGCCACTGTCGGCGGCGGTGTTGGCGGTGTTGTCGTTTTCGTTGTTGAGCATGCGGGGTTTCTCCCGTCACGCTCCCGGGCGCCGCGGCTGACTTCCGGTCCGGCACGGCTCCGCGTAATGAGCGCGGAACCGGCCTCCGGGGCGCGTTCGCCACACGGGAGCTCAGTTCAATGGCCGCCGGTTCCGTACGGGTAGCCGTACGGCCTGGCGGAAGTCTTCAAGTCTTCAGGTCTGTCTGTGCGCGGCCCGACCCAGGTGGCTCCCGAGTCCCAGGGCTGCGCGACGACGACGATCCCTACGCGGCGGGACCTTCCGGCGCCTTCGCGTCGGCGGTTACGGCCGCCGTGGGTGGGGCGGTCGTGACAGCCTCGCGGTCGGGCGCGAGCGGGTCGGTCACCGTGCCGGACTCCTCGTCGAAGAGCCCCTGCGCCAGCCTGGTCACCGCAGCGGGGACCGGCGGCGTTAGGTCGGCCACAGCTCGGAGACCGGACAGGACGTCGTCGGGTCGCACGGCAGGTGTCAGATGCCGAACAACCAGGCGCAGTATCGCACAAGCATTGTCCAGGGGCCTATCAGCCTCTGCGGTGGCCGTAACCGGAACCACTTCCAGACTGACCACGGCGCCGCGCGTGTCGAAGGTCCGCATGCCGTTCTTGGTACGGCGCTGGACCTCCACGGTCTCGGCCGCGAGGAAGGCCTCGACCGCCTTCCGCACGTCCCCGGGCTGCACGCCGTCCAGGCGCAGCTCCCACACGGAGGCCGTCAGCCGGTCGGCGAGACCGGAGGTGTGCGCCTCCACGGCGTCGATGATGTCGAGGCCGACGGGCATCGACTCGTCGAGCAGCTCGCGCAGGACCGCGGGGTCGCGCGGCTCGGCGAGGGCGATCTCCAGGTATTCGGCCTCGCTGCCGGTCCCGGTCGGGGCGGCGTTCGCGTACGAGACGCGCGGGTGCGGGGTGAAGCCCGCCGAGTACGCCATGGGCACCTCGGAGCGGCGCAGGGCCCGCTCGAAGGCGCGCTGGAAGTCCCGGTGGCTGGTGAACCGGAGGCGGCCGCGCTTGGTGTAGCGCAGACGGATGCGCTGCACTACCGGTGCGGGAGGCGGGCCTTCGGGCTGTCGCTTGCCCAGTGGTTCATCTCCTTGTGCGGGGCTCCGCGGCTCGCGCGTCGCCCTGAGGTCTGTGGGGCCTGCGGGCGGCGCCCGATGGCCGCCGGGTTCACCCCTGCTTGTTCAGGGAGACATCGGGGCCGGGCGCGTCGCCTACGGCTGTGTTACTACCCAGAGTACGCGCCCGTGACCTCCCCGGTTCCCGAGCCGGCCCCCCGAACAGCACCTTCCGCACGTCGTCCCGCACCTCGCGCACCGCGAGGCGGGAGGTCTGCCACAGTGCGCGCAGGGTGTGGCCGACGGGAGCGATCGCCTGCCGGTGCACCGACCGGGCGCCCCGGCGGCCGACGGCCCACCCGGCGCGCAGGGCGTTCCCGACCGGGGTGACCACGTGCCGGCGCAGCCATCCGGCGGGCCGCACGACGGCCCATCGCCACAGCCACACGAGCCCGCGCCCGAGTGCGCGGCTCACCCGCCCCGCGAGGTGCCAGGCCCCGGCGAGCAGCTGCCAGAGCGGCACGAGCAGGTACGTCCACAGCCCCCGACCGACCGGCGCCAGCAGGTACCGCCACGCCCCCACCAGCACGGGCCGCACGAGATACCGCCACAGCGCGACCCACGGCCAGACGAAGAGCGCCTTCGCCAGCCAGGCCGCACCGGCCGCGAACCCCCGGGCCAGCCACCGCAGTCCGTGCCCGGCGGGGGTGAGGACGTACCGGTAGAGCGCGCCGACCGGCAGCACGAGCAGGTACCGGACGGCGCCCGCCAGCAGCCGGGCGATGCCCCGGCCTGCGGGCAGCAGCCCGTACTCCCAGAGCGGGACCAGCAGGTACCGCCGGATCCCCACACCGGCGGGCCGCAGCAGATACCTGTACGCGGCCTGCCCCACCGGGAACACGACGTACCGCCAGAGAGCCGCCCAGGGCCAGTAGAAGACCAGCTTGAACAGGGCCCCGATCAGCCAGCCGGTTCCCCGCAGCACCGGCAGCACGGCCCGATCGTAGAACCAGCGCAACCCCTGCCCCAGCGGCCCCAGGACGCTCCGGTTCAGCATCCGCGCGAAGGCGACGAGCAGATCCCAGACCACCCGCAGGGGCAGCACGACCAGCACCGCCACGATCTTCACGGGAATCCGCACGACCCCCACCAGGCAGCCGTCCCCCTGCGGCGCCGGCAGCGCCTTCTCCAGTTCCATACCGCTAAGGACACACCACGGCCCGAGACCGTTGCGCCAAAGGGCCGTCCGTCAGTCGATGGAGCCCGGCTCCGCTAGCCACTGCGCACTGAGCTCAATGGCTCCTGCGATCGTGTCGAAGTCACGGTCGTAGTGCAGCACCGTGAGTCCGTGTGCCCGCGCAGTCACGGCGACCAGCAGGTCGATCCCGCTGGCAGAACGACGGGCGCCCCGGTGCACCAAGGTCTCTTGCAGGTCCAGGATCTGTTGCCAGCCGTCTTCGGGCACGGGCCGCCACCCGAACAGGTCCCGCAACTGGCTCTTGGTCCGCTTGTAGTCCTGCACCGAGCGCGCCGAGAAGAGCATCTCGAACTCGGTCGGCTCACACAACGAGATGCGTCCGGCCTTGAGGGTCTCGACCCAGCCGTCACGGACCCCCGGCCGAAGAATCCGGCCTGCCGCGGATTTATCGATCAAGAAGTGTTGCTGCGCGACCATCAGTGCCAGGCCTCGTCTTCGAAGCCCGGCTCGGTGAGCGCGTCGAACGCACCCTCATCGGCGAGCGCGATGAGCTGCACCAGCGCACGTTCACGACGGAGCCGTGCCCCTATTTCCTCCAGCGCCGCGTTGACCGTGTCCTTCTTGGTCGTGGTCCCGAGGGCTTCCATCGCGAGCGCGAGGGCTTCCTCGTTGATGTCGATCACGGTCTTGGCCATACCGGCCACCTCCTGGCAGCGAGTCCGGAGTATTCCCCCAGGCACCCTTCAAGGATATCCGCAGGCGTCAACCGCAGGAACGATTATCCGGCGGTTGAATGTATATGCCCCCCACCGTTCCCGGTGGGGGGCATATACAGGGGCGGCCGGACGGCCTCAGCCGAAGGTCACTTCACGACCGACAGCGGGAGCAGCTTCTTGCCCGTCGGGCCGATCTGGATGCTGGTGTCGAGCTGAGGGCACACGCCGCAGTCGAAGCACGGGGTCCAGCGGCAGTCCTCGACCTCGGTTTCGTCGAGGGCGTCCTGCCAGTCCTCCCAGAGCCAGTCCTTGTCCAGGCCGGAGTCGAGGTGGTCCCAGGGGAGGACCTCCTCGTAGGTGCGCTCGCGGGTCGTGTACCAGGCCACGTCGACGCCGTAGGCGGGGAGGGTCTTCTCCGCCGCCTGCATCCAGCGGTCGTACGAGAAGTGCTCGCGCCAGCCGTCGAAGCGGCCGCCCGACTCGTACACGGCGCGGATGACGTCGCCGATGCGGCGGTCGCCGCGGGACAGCAGGCCCTCGACGATGCCGGGCTTGCCGTCGTGGTAGCGGAAGCCGATGGAGCGGCCGTACTTCTTGTCGCCGCGGAGCTTGTCGCGGAGCTTGCCGAGGCGGGCGTCCGTCTCCTCGGCCGACAACTGCGGGGCCCACTGGAAGGGCGTGTGCGGCTTGGGGACGAAGCCGCCGATCGAGACGGTGCAGCGGATGTCGTTCTGCCCGGAGACCTCGCGGCCCTTGGCGATGACGTTGACCGCCATGTCGCCGATCTGGAGCACGTCTTCGTCGGTCTCGGTCGGCAGGCCGACCATGAAGTACAGCTTCACCTGGCGCCAGCCGTTGCCGTAGGCCGTCGCGACCGTACGGATCAGGTCCTCTTCCGAGACCATCTTGTTGATGACCTTGCGCATGCGCTCGGAGCCGCCCTCGGGGGCGAAGGTCAGACCGGAGCGGCGGCCGTTGCGGGTCAGCTCGTTGGCCAGGTCCACGTTGAAGGCGTCCACGCGGGTCGACGGGAGGGACAGGCCCACCTTGTCGTCCGTGTAGCGGTCGGCCAGGCCCTTGGCGATGTCCGCGATCTCGGTGTGGTCCGCCGAGGAGAGGGAGAGGAGGCCGACCTCTTCGAAGCCCGTGGCCTTGAGGCCGCGCTCCACCATTTCGCCGATGCCGGTGATGCTTCGCTCCCGTACGGGGCGCGTGATCATGCCGGCCTGGCAGAAGCGGCAGCCGCGGGTGCAGCCGCGGAAGATCTCCACGGACATCCGCTCGTGGACGGTCTCGGCGAGCGGGACCAGGGGCTGCTTGGGGTAGGGCCACTCGTCGAGGTCCATGACGGTGTGCTTGGACACGCGCCACGGCACGCCGGAGCGGTTCGGGACGACGCGGCCGATGCGGCCGTCGGGCAGGTACTCCACGTCGTAGAAGCCCGGCACGTAGACGCCGCCGGTCTTCGCGAGGCGCAGGAGGACCTCCTCGCGCCCGCCCGGGCGGCCCTCGGCCTTCCACGCGCGGATGATCTCGGTCATGTCGAGGACGGCCTGCTCGCCGTCGCCGATGATCGCGCAGTCGATGAACTCCGCGATCGGCTCGGGGTTGAAGGCCGCGTGGCCGCCCGCGAGCACGATGGGGTGGTCGACCGTACGGTTCTTCGCCTCCAGCGGGATGCCCGCGAGGTCCAGCGCCGTCAGCATGTTGGTGTAGCCGAGCTCGGTGGAGAAGGAGAGCCCGAAGACGTCGAAGGCCCCGACCGGACGGTGGGAGTCGACGGTGAACTGCGGCACCTTGTGCTCGCGCATCAGCTCTTCGAGGTCCGGCCACACGCTGTACGTGCGCTCCGCGAGCACGCCCTCGCGCTCGTTGAGCACCTCGTACAGGATCATGACGCCCTGGTTGGGGAGCCCGACCTCGTACGCGTCCGGGTACATCAGCGCCCAGCGGACGTCGGCGCTCTCCCACGGCTTGACCGTGGAGTTGAGCTCACCGCCGACGTACTGGATCGGCTTCTGGACGTGCGGAAGCAGGGCCTCAAGCTGAGGGAAGACCGACTCGGTCATCACGCGACTTTCGTGAAGCGGGCAGGGGGCGACTCTCAAGCGTACCCCGGGGCCCGGAGCACCCCCGCCCGCAAGATCAGCCGCGCACCGCCGCCGCCGGCCCCTCGGTCGCCGCCCACACCTGTGGCAGCTCCCGCTCGCGGCGCTCGGCCAGGGCCTCCTCGCGGGCGTAGAGCACGCCCCAGGTGAAGGCCGATTCCCCGGCGCCCGCCGCCTGGATCGCCAGTCCGCGCAGGGCTTCCCGGGCGACGACCCCGTCCTGGTGGTCGCCGAGCAGACTCTGGACGGCCTTCACCGCCTTGGCCAGCTTGCGCGCGGGTTTGCCGAGGGCCGGGGCCGCCGCCTCGGCCGCGTACCGCGTGCGCTTCGCGGCCTTGCGGGCCTCGTGCAGGGCCAGGTCGCGGCCTTCGCCCGGGTCCATGGACAGAGCGCCCCCGACGCGGCCGGCGAGGCGTTCGTAGTCCGCGAGGACCGCTGCGGGCAGGGCCGACTCGGCGGGCCGGGCCGCGGCCTTCAGCAGGGGCGGGTCGGCCAGCAGCGCGTCGAGGGCGTCGAGCAGGGCGAGGTGGCGCCGGCTGTCGAGCGCGGCCAGCGCCGCGCGGCGCGAGCCGGTGCGGCGGGCGACGTTCCAGATCTTGAGGCGGCCGCGGACCGGGCCCAGCACCAGGGTGCGCGGGAGTTCGTCGAGCCGGGTCTGGATCCGCTCCAGCAGTACTTCCTGGTCGCGGTCCACGCCGAGCTCGGCGGCGAGCCAGCGGAGCTCCTCGCCGATCGGGCCGGTCTCGGCGGGGTCCAGGACCCGGCGGTAGGTCTTGAAGGCGCTGCGCAGCCGCCGGGTGGCGACCCGCATCTGGTGGACGGAGTCGGGCAGGCCCCGGCGTACGGCGGGGTCCTGGGCGATGAGGGTGTCGCGCTGTTCGCGCAGGTACGCGAGCACGTGCGCGCCCACCGTGTCCCCGGCGGGGCCGGTGTCGGGGCCGGCCGGCCGGGCCGGGGGTTCCCCGCCGGTCTCGGTCAGCGCCCGGGCGAGCTTGGACGGGGCGTCGCTGACCCGGAGTCCGGCCTTGCGGAAGGTCTTCTCCACGGCGTCGAGCAGCGCCGGGTCGGCGCCGTCGGCGAGCTCGACCTCCACCTCGGTCCAGGCCGCGGTGGCGTCGGCGCGCTCGGCCCGCACGGCGTCGGTGGACAGCTCCGCGAGGAGGGCGCCGTCGGCGTCGAGGAGGTGGCTGAGCTTGCGCGAGGACAGGATCCTGACCTGCGGTTCCAGCGGGGTGTCGCGGATGCGGGAGCGCAGCAGTGCGGTCAGCGCGTCCGGGACGGTGTCGCCGAGGGGGGCGGTGATCTCGTCGCGCACGCCGGGGGCGACGGGCAGTTTGAGGTGCCAGCCGGCGTCCTTGCCGCCGGTGCGGCGGCGCAGGGTGAGCCCGTCGGCGGCGAGGCGCTGGTCGGGGGTGTCGTAGTAGACGGCGTCGAGCTCGGCCGTGCCCTGGTCGGTGACGGCCGCGATGGCGGCCGTGCCCGTCAGGTCGGGTACCCCGCGCCGTCCGGCCTTGGTGGTCCTGAACTCGAATTTGCGCTCGATCTCGCGCTTCGTGTCCGCCATGGATCGAACGTAGTCCTGAACGGAACGCGGCGGGAAGGGAAACGGCGGGTGCGGCGGAAAACGGGCCCGGGAACCGACGGATCAAGCCGACCCGGACGGCCCTGGGCCGACGCGATCTCCAAGCCGCCCCGCCCCGCCCCGGGCCGCCCCCGCGTCGCGTCAAGCCGACAGCGGCCGCTGCACCCTGATCGACTGGAGCAGCCCGATGGCCACCCATACGGCGAACATCGAGGATCCTCCGTAGGACACGAACGGCAGCGGGAGCCCGGCCACGGGCATGATCCCGAGGGTCATGCCGATGTTCTCGAAGGCCTGGAAGGCGAACCAGGCGATGATTCCGGCGCACACGATCGTGCCGTACAGCTCGGTCGTCTCGCGGGCGATCATGCAGGCGCGCCACAGGATGACCCCGAGCAGCACCAGGATCAGCCCGGCTCCGACGAAGCCCAGCTCCTCCCCCGCCACCGTGAAGACGAAGTCGGTCTGCTGTTCCGGCACGAACTGGCCGGTGGTCTGCGAGCCCTTGAAGAGCCCGGAGCCGGTCAGGCCGCCGGAGCCGATGGCGATGCGCGCCTGGTTGGTGTTGTAGCCGACGCCGGCCGGGTCGAGCTCGGGGTTGGCGAAGGCCGCGAAGCGGTTGATCTGGTACTCGTCGAGGACGCCGAGCTGCCAGATCAGGATGGCCCCGCCGGCGCCCGAGCCGAGCAGGCCCAGGACCCAGCGGTTGGAGGCGCCGGAGGCCAGCAGGACGCCGAGCACGATGACGACCATGACCATGACGGAGCCGAGGTCGGGCATCAGCATGATGATGCCCATGGGGAAGGCGGCCAGGCAGAGCGCCTTGACGACGGTGCGGTGGTCGGGGTGGGCGAGGTCTCCCGCGTCCACCCGGGTGGCCAGCAGCATCGCCATGACCAGGATGATCGTGATCTTGACGAATTCGGAGGGCTGGAGCGAGAAGCCGCCGCCGACCACGATCCAGGCGTGGGCGCCGTTGATGGTGGCGCCGAGCGGGGTGAGCACGGCGAGGATCAGGACGACGGAGAGCCCGTAGAGGATCGGTACGGCGCCGCGCAGGGTGCGGTGGCCGAGCCAGATGGTGCCGATCATCAGCACGAGGCCGATGCCGGTGTTCATGGCGTGCCGGAAGAGGAAGTAGTACGGGTCCCCGTTGTTCAGCGAGGTCCGGTTGCGGGTCGCCGACCACACCAGCAGGGCGCCGATGAGGGAGAGGGCGAGCGCCGAGAGGAGTATCGGCCAGTCGAGCCGGCGCACCACGGAGTCGCGGGCGGTGAGTTTGGCCATCGCTCCCCGCTGCTCCGGCGCGTACCGGGCCACGGAGAATTTGTTGGCGGTCTGCATGTCGGTCCTCGGTACTCAGTCGTGCTGCGCGGGGCGCTGGGCGGGCGGTCCGGCAAGCGCGGGCGGCGCCAGTTCTTCCGGGGACGGCGGTACGTACGGCCGGATCTCGGGGGAATCGATGCCGCCGTCGGGGCGGATCCTGGGCAGGTTCTTCTCCGGTCCCAGCAGGAGCGCCTTCTTCGGGTCCTGGTTGCCGGCCATGTCGAGGCCGTAGATGGCGTTGTAGATGTTGCGGACCGCGGGGCCGGAGGCTCCGGAGCCGGTGCCTCCCTGGGAGATGGTCATGACGATGGTGAAGTCGTCGGTGTAGGTCGCCAGCCACGAGGTGGTCTGCTTGCCGTAGACCTGGGCGGTGCCGGTCTTGGCACGCATCGGGATCTTGTCCAGCGGCCAGCCGCCGAAGCGCCAGGCGGCGGTGCCGCCGGGCTCGACGACCATGCGCAGACCGTGGTCGAGGTCCTTGACCGTCTTGGCGTCGATCGGCAGCCTGCCGTGCGGCTTGGGCTTGATCATCTGGACGTGCTTGCCGTCGGCGCTGATCACGGCCTTGCCGACCGTGGGGTCGAAGAGGGTGCCCCCGTTGCTGATGGCGGCGTAGGCGGTTGCCATCTGGATGGGGGTGACGAGGACGTCGCCCTGGCCGATGGCGAAGTTGATGCTGTCGTAGGCCTTGAGCTGGTTGCCTTCGAGGCAGCTCTCGTAGGCGATCTGCTCGACGTAGGTGCCGCCCTTCTTGCCCTGCTTGCACCAGGAGCCCTTGTTGGCCGCCCAGAAGCTCTGCTTCCACCCGCGGTCGGGGATGC is a window from the Streptomyces sp. NBC_01244 genome containing:
- a CDS encoding type II toxin-antitoxin system VapB family antitoxin; the encoded protein is MAKTVIDINEEALALAMEALGTTTKKDTVNAALEEIGARLRRERALVQLIALADEGAFDALTEPGFEDEAWH
- a CDS encoding Rne/Rng family ribonuclease is translated as MLNNENDNTANTAADSGSPSDNLPPRRRRRAASRPAGPPGGAVAAAEAAPAPVVAAAPAEEAAPAAAPARTRRRATRAVAAPEAPAAEAVVEAPVSAPVTPAAEVVEESAAPAPRARRRATRAVAAPEAPVAEAPVAAPVAEVFEEPAAPAPRARRRATRAVTAPEAPAAEAPVAAPVAPVAEVVEESAAPAPRARRRATRAVTAPEAPVAEAPVAAPVAEVVEESAAPAPRARRRATRAVTAPEAPAAEAAEAVVAEAPVAAAKATVTVADAVDSPKRGGRRRATRSTTAPAAAAQPVAPIAEAPAAEAPAAEAPARGRRAGRPAVAVFQAPVFAEPMFQTPETAAMMAAAAAAAAPAEEVEEEELDLIEAEVEAAPAPQPAGRRRRRGRGAAAETAAPVAPAAAAPSGPVTLADVELVEEETETESAELYEDETDESGDRPSRRRRRGGRRRRRGEAADLDESAEEEAEAESAEEAESADEGDTEDAEDDEENGALGSSSSRRRRRRRRRSGDGGTDADAAEDDGVRTVVKVREPRPARERAESVAGSTSSDEVQSIKGSTRLEAKKQRRREGREQGRRRVPIITEAEFLARREAVERVMVVRQSGERTQIGVLEDNVLVEHYVNKEEATSYVGNVYLGKVQNVLPSMEAAFIDIGKGRNAVLYAGEVNFEALGMANGPRRIEAALKSGQSVLVQVTKDPIGHKGARLTSQVSLPGRYLVYVPEGSMTGISRKLPDTERARLKTILKKIVPEDAGVIVRTAAEGASEDELRRDVERLQAQWEDIQKKSKQISTSSPSLLYGEPDMTVRVVRDIFNEDFTKVIVSGDSAWETIHGYVNHVAPDLADRLKRWTSEVDVFATYRIDEQLAKALDRKVWLPSGGSLVIDKTEAMIVIDVNTGKFTGQGGNLEETVTRNNLEAAEEIVRQLRLRDLGGIVVIDFIDMVLESNRDLVLRRMLECLGRDRTKHQVAEVTSLGLVQMTRKRVGQGLLESFSETCVHCNGRGVIVHMETPTVVGGGGNGKRSKRRGGQAGHEHDHEIEAVDTAEGDDYEIETEAELAAEVAAPVALPEPSFVADEELYSSPAEAEAAAGVSGRRNRRRATRKATAPAGAPRGAATDRAPAAAAPAAPVAEPEPVVEAEVELVEVAEPEAVVAEPVVEEAPKGRTRRRATRKATAPAGAPAEAVQAPEPVAEAPAAPVAEPEPEVVVEPEPVVVETPAEPVEAVEAAPARPRRRATRKATAPAGSPAGAEAAVLVVEAPAETPVQTPAEPEAVVEEAAPAAPAKKAVRKTAAKKATTTAAKKAPAKKAAAVKKTAAKKTTTAKTAAKKTVAKRATKKTAAAEQQTLPSVSAPTEA
- a CDS encoding TIGR03936 family radical SAM-associated protein, with translation MQRIRLRYTKRGRLRFTSHRDFQRAFERALRRSEVPMAYSAGFTPHPRVSYANAAPTGTGSEAEYLEIALAEPRDPAVLRELLDESMPVGLDIIDAVEAHTSGLADRLTASVWELRLDGVQPGDVRKAVEAFLAAETVEVQRRTKNGMRTFDTRGAVVSLEVVPVTATAEADRPLDNACAILRLVVRHLTPAVRPDDVLSGLRAVADLTPPVPAAVTRLAQGLFDEESGTVTDPLAPDREAVTTAPPTAAVTADAKAPEGPAA
- a CDS encoding PIN domain nuclease gives rise to the protein MVAQQHFLIDKSAAGRILRPGVRDGWVETLKAGRISLCEPTEFEMLFSARSVQDYKRTKSQLRDLFGWRPVPEDGWQQILDLQETLVHRGARRSASGIDLLVAVTARAHGLTVLHYDRDFDTIAGAIELSAQWLAEPGSID
- a CDS encoding TIGR03960 family B12-binding radical SAM protein, which gives rise to MMTESVFPQLEALLPHVQKPIQYVGGELNSTVKPWESADVRWALMYPDAYEVGLPNQGVMILYEVLNEREGVLAERTYSVWPDLEELMREHKVPQFTVDSHRPVGAFDVFGLSFSTELGYTNMLTALDLAGIPLEAKNRTVDHPIVLAGGHAAFNPEPIAEFIDCAIIGDGEQAVLDMTEIIRAWKAEGRPGGREEVLLRLAKTGGVYVPGFYDVEYLPDGRIGRVVPNRSGVPWRVSKHTVMDLDEWPYPKQPLVPLAETVHERMSVEIFRGCTRGCRFCQAGMITRPVRERSITGIGEMVERGLKATGFEEVGLLSLSSADHTEIADIAKGLADRYTDDKVGLSLPSTRVDAFNVDLANELTRNGRRSGLTFAPEGGSERMRKVINKMVSEEDLIRTVATAYGNGWRQVKLYFMVGLPTETDEDVLQIGDMAVNVIAKGREVSGQNDIRCTVSIGGFVPKPHTPFQWAPQLSAEETDARLGKLRDKLRGDKKYGRSIGFRYHDGKPGIVEGLLSRGDRRIGDVIRAVYESGGRFDGWREHFSYDRWMQAAEKTLPAYGVDVAWYTTRERTYEEVLPWDHLDSGLDKDWLWEDWQDALDETEVEDCRWTPCFDCGVCPQLDTSIQIGPTGKKLLPLSVVK